In Fluviicola taffensis DSM 16823, the following are encoded in one genomic region:
- a CDS encoding thioredoxin domain-containing protein — MKQILLASIVFLFTACSNGQSTNLNAEQFASELKANPEATILDVRTAGEFEGGHIENAKNADWNGSDFDQKIKDLDPSQPVFVYCLSGGRSASAAAHLREKGFKKVYELNGGILSWRNARMPESTVTTKPTASSVSPEDYAKLIASGDVIIVDFYAPWCAPCKRMEPMLNQLSKDYEGKAKIIRIDIDQSKELATQMGITQIPLFIGYKEGKETGKHIGEASREQLVKKFGL; from the coding sequence ATGAAACAAATTCTTTTAGCAAGTATCGTCTTTTTATTTACCGCTTGCTCAAACGGGCAGTCAACCAACCTTAATGCCGAACAGTTTGCTTCTGAATTAAAAGCCAATCCGGAAGCAACGATTTTAGATGTGAGAACTGCTGGTGAGTTTGAAGGTGGACACATCGAAAACGCCAAAAATGCAGATTGGAACGGTTCTGATTTTGATCAGAAAATAAAAGATCTTGACCCTTCACAGCCTGTTTTCGTATATTGTCTCAGCGGTGGCCGTAGCGCTTCTGCAGCCGCTCATCTGCGCGAAAAAGGCTTCAAAAAAGTGTATGAACTCAACGGTGGTATTTTATCCTGGAGGAATGCCAGAATGCCGGAATCCACAGTAACGACCAAACCCACGGCATCCAGTGTTTCACCGGAAGATTATGCGAAGCTAATTGCTTCTGGGGATGTGATAATTGTAGATTTTTATGCGCCCTGGTGTGCTCCATGTAAAAGAATGGAACCTATGCTTAACCAGTTATCCAAGGATTATGAGGGAAAAGCAAAAATTATACGCATTGATATAGATCAGAGTAAAGAACTTGCTACACAGATGGGAATCACCCAAATACCTTTGTTTATTGGATACAAAGAGGGAAAAGAGACAGGGAAACATATTGGAGAAGCTTCGCGCGAACAGTTAGTGAAAAAATTTGGGCTTTAA
- a CDS encoding sulfite exporter TauE/SafE family protein yields MDVIGYIASIFIGISLGLIGGGGSILTVPVLVYLFGLDTILATAYSLFIVGSTSAVGSFSYFKKGLVSIKTAIVFGIPSIAAIFLTRRYILPAIPQDVFTIGSFTVTKDILLMLLFAVLMVAASYSMIKKNQQTSEEIPSQQTFNYFQILLQGVFIGTITGLIGAGGGFLIIPALVNLLKLPIRTAVGTSLVIISINSLMGFLFSLSHTSVQWGFLLSIAAIAIVGILIGSYLSTLIKATKLKPIFGWFVLIMGLYILLKETLFTLKS; encoded by the coding sequence ATGGATGTAATAGGGTATATAGCATCAATTTTTATAGGGATCTCTTTAGGACTAATTGGTGGCGGAGGCAGTATTCTTACTGTTCCTGTTCTAGTTTATTTATTTGGTCTTGATACAATATTAGCTACTGCATATTCTCTTTTTATAGTTGGTTCCACAAGTGCTGTAGGGTCTTTTTCTTATTTCAAAAAAGGATTGGTAAGTATCAAAACAGCTATCGTTTTCGGTATTCCATCCATTGCCGCTATTTTTCTAACTAGAAGATACATACTTCCTGCTATCCCACAGGATGTATTTACTATTGGAAGCTTCACTGTTACAAAAGACATACTGCTTATGCTACTTTTTGCAGTGTTGATGGTTGCTGCATCGTACAGTATGATAAAGAAAAATCAACAGACAAGTGAAGAAATTCCATCCCAACAAACATTCAATTATTTTCAAATTCTTTTGCAGGGCGTTTTTATTGGTACAATCACCGGATTGATTGGTGCCGGTGGTGGCTTTCTTATTATCCCAGCTCTGGTAAACCTACTGAAGTTACCAATTAGAACAGCTGTGGGGACATCATTGGTTATTATTTCTATCAATTCGCTAATGGGATTTTTGTTTTCCCTATCCCACACATCAGTACAATGGGGATTTTTGCTGAGTATAGCGGCAATTGCTATAGTTGGTATACTCATCGGCAGTTACCTTTCAACACTAATAAAGGCTACGAAGTTAAAGCCCATTTTTGGTTGGTTTGTGCTGATAATGGGGCTTTACATCCTTCTCAAAGAAACGTTGTTCACACTAAAATCATAA
- a CDS encoding DUF6132 family protein — MNGEKSKIVQLVNTYKWTIIGAVAGALGGYLYYYFVGCASGTCAITSSPVNSTLYGTLMGGLLFSMIKSPTNKK; from the coding sequence ATGAACGGAGAAAAATCTAAAATTGTGCAACTTGTTAATACATACAAGTGGACAATTATCGGTGCTGTAGCAGGTGCATTGGGAGGATATTTGTACTACTATTTTGTTGGTTGTGCAAGCGGAACCTGTGCAATAACATCCAGTCCTGTAAACAGCACGCTTTACGGTACCCTCATGGGAGGTCTTTTGTTCAGTATGATCAAATCACCAACAAACAAAAAATAA
- a CDS encoding DUF983 domain-containing protein, whose translation MEMNEVCSICNEKYEKEPGYYFGAMYVSYALMVGVFVVTWIIDSWWLHLDVSIYLISLVSLIILLVPVTFRVSRLIWLNFFITYDPSYSKRHKQNDKI comes from the coding sequence ATGGAGATGAACGAAGTGTGTTCCATTTGCAATGAAAAATACGAAAAGGAACCCGGGTATTATTTCGGCGCCATGTACGTCAGTTATGCCCTGATGGTTGGAGTTTTTGTTGTAACTTGGATAATCGATAGCTGGTGGCTCCATTTGGATGTAAGCATATATCTTATTTCACTCGTATCGTTGATTATTTTATTGGTACCGGTTACTTTTCGGGTATCCCGGCTCATTTGGTTAAATTTCTTTATTACTTACGACCCCTCTTACTCTAAACGACATAAACAAAACGATAAAATATGA
- a CDS encoding Crp/Fnr family transcriptional regulator → MKIDSFFNTVFEPALIQEIENNSIAMSLKADDPILQPGQLIKHIPLILSGTVKVTRTDEDGRELLLYYVNPLESCAMTLSCCMQQHESEISAVAEDDVELLAVPLQIMDQWILKFPSWRIFVMKTMQQRFNEMLKAIDQLAFQKLDERLVNFLREKSKATNSSLINLSHEQIATQLASSRVVVSRLLKALENDKKILLYRHQIKLLKGF, encoded by the coding sequence ATGAAAATTGATTCGTTTTTTAATACTGTTTTTGAACCTGCACTGATTCAAGAAATTGAAAACAATAGTATTGCAATGTCACTTAAGGCTGATGATCCAATTCTTCAGCCCGGACAATTGATCAAACATATTCCACTCATTCTGTCAGGCACGGTAAAGGTTACCCGTACAGATGAAGATGGGCGGGAATTATTGTTGTATTATGTCAATCCACTTGAAAGCTGCGCAATGACACTTTCCTGTTGTATGCAGCAGCACGAAAGCGAAATTTCGGCAGTAGCAGAGGACGATGTGGAATTACTCGCTGTGCCACTTCAAATTATGGATCAATGGATTTTGAAATTCCCTTCATGGAGAATATTCGTAATGAAAACAATGCAGCAGCGTTTCAACGAAATGTTGAAAGCGATCGATCAGCTTGCATTTCAAAAACTGGATGAACGGCTGGTTAATTTTCTTCGTGAAAAATCGAAGGCAACAAACTCTTCGCTCATCAACCTTTCACACGAACAGATCGCTACACAGCTTGCCTCCTCAAGGGTCGTCGTCTCACGCCTTTTGAAAGCACTGGAAAACGACAAAAAGATACTTCTTTACCGCCATCAGATTAAATTGCTTAAAGGTTTTTAA
- a CDS encoding MBL fold metallo-hydrolase: protein MFFQHVYDKSLAQGSYVVGCQRTGEAIVIDAQRDVDVYLNIAKQNNLRITHIAETHIHADFLCGSRELAAVTNATMYLSDEGGKDWQYQFPHEGLKEGDIIKVGNLSLEVIHTPGHTPESISYLLTDHPATDKPVMVFTGDFVFVGDIGRPDLLEKAAGLAGTKEDGAKQMFQSLKKFAALPEYVQVWSGHGAGSACGKALGAVASSTVGYEKIRNWALQYSENEKGFIDYLLADQPEPPKYFAMMKHLNKVDRPLLTEVLKHPKLDKDQFISAYEKGFKVIDTRNKVEFAKGFIPNTLNIQGNNSFSTWCGWVLNYQEQFILVAEDSQMEDLTRKLMRIGLDNIYGYISDVNAMGIELQTADVISLEEFKNYVGKENVQIVDIRGASEYEAGHIENADHVFLGTLQDNLDMISKDKQVVIHCQAGDRSSIAYSILAKNGFKNVKNFSGGMKEWLAENGKTIMSLGKI, encoded by the coding sequence ATGTTTTTTCAACACGTTTATGATAAAAGTCTGGCACAAGGTAGCTATGTTGTTGGTTGTCAAAGAACTGGGGAAGCTATAGTAATTGATGCACAACGCGATGTTGATGTATATCTCAACATTGCAAAACAAAACAATCTCCGCATTACACACATTGCTGAAACCCACATACACGCAGACTTTCTTTGTGGTTCAAGGGAACTTGCAGCAGTAACAAATGCAACAATGTACCTTTCAGACGAAGGAGGCAAAGACTGGCAGTACCAGTTCCCGCATGAAGGGCTTAAAGAGGGTGATATCATCAAGGTGGGCAACCTTTCTTTAGAAGTGATACATACGCCAGGTCACACGCCAGAAAGCATTAGTTATCTATTGACCGACCATCCGGCGACAGATAAGCCCGTTATGGTGTTCACAGGAGATTTTGTATTTGTAGGGGATATAGGCCGTCCTGATTTATTGGAAAAAGCTGCTGGGCTTGCTGGTACAAAAGAAGATGGAGCCAAACAAATGTTCCAGTCATTGAAAAAGTTTGCCGCACTTCCAGAATATGTTCAGGTATGGTCAGGGCATGGAGCAGGTTCAGCCTGTGGAAAAGCTTTAGGAGCCGTAGCGAGTTCTACAGTTGGATATGAGAAAATTAGAAACTGGGCTCTTCAATACAGCGAAAATGAAAAAGGCTTTATCGACTATCTTTTAGCCGACCAGCCCGAACCACCGAAGTACTTCGCCATGATGAAGCACTTGAATAAGGTTGATCGTCCATTATTGACAGAGGTTCTGAAACACCCCAAGTTAGACAAAGATCAGTTTATTTCTGCCTATGAAAAAGGTTTTAAGGTGATAGATACCCGAAATAAAGTGGAATTTGCCAAAGGTTTTATCCCTAACACTCTAAACATTCAGGGTAATAACTCTTTCTCTACTTGGTGCGGTTGGGTGTTGAACTATCAGGAGCAGTTTATTTTGGTAGCCGAAGACAGTCAGATGGAAGATTTGACCCGTAAACTGATGCGTATAGGCTTGGACAATATTTACGGCTACATTTCAGATGTAAATGCTATGGGAATTGAGCTACAAACGGCAGATGTCATTTCTTTGGAAGAATTTAAAAATTACGTTGGAAAGGAAAATGTGCAGATAGTAGATATTCGTGGTGCATCGGAATATGAAGCAGGACACATTGAGAATGCGGATCATGTATTTCTTGGAACATTGCAGGACAACTTGGATATGATCAGTAAAGACAAACAGGTAGTTATCCATTGTCAGGCAGGTGACCGATCATCGATTGCATATTCTATCCTTGCTAAAAACGGCTTTAAAAACGTTAAAAACTTTTCAGGCGGAATGAAAGAATGGTTAGCAGAAAATGGTAAAACAATTATGTCACTCGGTAAAATTTAA
- a CDS encoding rhodanese-like domain-containing protein, translating to MGFLQNILGLGPKADYKDLMTKGALIVDVRSKGEFQGGHIRGSINIPLDQLRNELAKLPKKDRTIITCCASGMRSASAKTVLESNGYADVHNGGGWSSLQNKLKV from the coding sequence ATGGGTTTTTTACAAAACATACTCGGTTTAGGACCAAAAGCTGATTACAAGGATCTTATGACTAAAGGTGCTCTAATTGTAGACGTACGGTCAAAAGGAGAGTTTCAGGGTGGGCATATTCGTGGTTCCATAAATATTCCCTTGGATCAATTGCGCAATGAACTCGCTAAGCTCCCTAAAAAGGATCGCACAATTATTACTTGCTGTGCAAGTGGTATGCGCAGTGCCTCTGCAAAAACAGTTTTAGAATCAAATGGCTATGCCGATGTTCATAATGGCGGGGGTTGGAGTAGTTTACAAAATAAGCTAAAAGTATGA
- a CDS encoding rhodanese-like domain-containing protein, whose product MDLKTTLSKKGCTIVDVRSRDEFRSGHVTGSLNIPLQELKERIDEIRQLTSPLVLCCASGNRSAQAQNWLTSQNISCVNGGSWMDINYLQNK is encoded by the coding sequence ATGGATTTGAAAACAACATTATCAAAAAAGGGATGCACAATAGTTGATGTTCGGTCTCGAGATGAATTCCGTTCAGGTCACGTTACGGGTTCATTGAACATTCCATTGCAGGAATTGAAAGAAAGAATAGATGAAATCAGACAATTGACCAGTCCTTTAGTGCTCTGCTGTGCATCTGGAAATCGAAGCGCTCAGGCTCAAAATTGGTTAACATCTCAGAACATTTCCTGCGTCAATGGCGGGTCATGGATGGACATTAATTATTTACAAAATAAATAA
- a CDS encoding lycopene cyclase family protein, translated as MEKHYQIIIVGGGNAGLSVASQLLLKRKGLNIGIIELSENHYYQPAWTLGTKF; from the coding sequence ATGGAAAAGCATTATCAAATAATTATCGTTGGCGGTGGAAACGCTGGATTATCTGTGGCATCACAATTACTTCTTAAAAGAAAGGGGTTGAATATCGGTATAATTGAACTATCAGAAAATCATTATTATCAACCGGCATGGACATTAGGAACAAAATTTTAA
- a CDS encoding YgaP family membrane protein has product MKTNMGTADRVIRTLLAIVAIVLFYNGVIHGTLGIILIVFSVIFLLTSLVGFCPLYALVGLSTKKKRR; this is encoded by the coding sequence ATGAAAACAAATATGGGAACCGCGGATCGGGTTATCCGCACATTATTAGCAATAGTAGCTATTGTCCTTTTTTACAATGGGGTTATTCATGGTACATTAGGAATTATCTTGATCGTATTTTCTGTCATTTTCCTGCTTACAAGTTTGGTAGGATTTTGTCCTTTATATGCTCTGGTTGGCTTATCAACTAAGAAAAAACGGAGATAA
- a CDS encoding methyltransferase, giving the protein MISEEENDIKCCVTQCENPLDQSYWNERWQKNETGWDIGQASPAITDYMAQYHDKNVAILIPGCGNAYEAEYLIAKGFANITLIDIAPKAIETLKEKFADKPQINVLCEDFFLHQGSYDLIIEQTFFCAIPPDRRNEYSEKTASLLHPNGKIIGVLFDKQFNQSFPPFGGCPCEYKPIFDPYFTIKTMDDCYNSIPSRANSEVFINLTKK; this is encoded by the coding sequence ATGATTAGTGAAGAAGAAAATGATATCAAATGTTGCGTAACGCAATGCGAAAATCCGCTAGACCAAAGCTATTGGAACGAACGTTGGCAAAAAAATGAAACAGGCTGGGATATTGGACAGGCTTCACCTGCCATTACGGATTATATGGCACAATACCACGATAAAAATGTAGCCATCCTGATTCCCGGTTGCGGCAATGCCTACGAAGCAGAATATCTTATTGCGAAAGGATTTGCAAACATTACCCTGATAGACATTGCGCCGAAAGCAATTGAAACGTTAAAAGAAAAGTTTGCCGACAAACCACAAATAAACGTTTTGTGCGAAGACTTTTTTCTTCATCAGGGTAGTTACGATTTAATCATTGAGCAAACATTTTTTTGTGCTATTCCACCCGATAGGCGAAATGAATATTCAGAAAAAACGGCTTCATTGCTCCATCCGAATGGTAAAATAATAGGTGTGTTGTTCGACAAACAATTTAACCAGTCGTTTCCACCTTTCGGCGGGTGCCCGTGCGAATACAAGCCGATTTTTGATCCGTATTTTACAATTAAAACGATGGACGATTGTTACAACAGTATTCCTTCAAGAGCCAATTCGGAAGTATTTATTAACCTCACAAAAAAATAG